GTTCGACCCTGTTCACGTCAGCAGTCTATTGCGCGCACAACTGCTCGCAGAGCGTCCAGAACTCCGTTGCGCGTTGCTCGTCGCGGGCATACGGCGCGACCGCGTCGTCGACCGCGCAGTCCTGCAGGTACAACCCGCCCCGGCCGTCCAGCTCCGGGCTGACCGCGGCCCACACCTGGGTGGCCGCGCCGTGTTCGGGCATGACGAAGTCGAGATGTCCGTCGGTCCGCTCGCCGCGTGTGGTCCCGCTGGCGACGACGAGCTTGCGCAGCTGCGAAAAGTCCTCGCGGGACATGTAGCGGGCCAGCGATGTCGCCACGGTGCCGGGGTGCACGGCGAAGGCGCGCACCCCCACGTCGCGCAGGCGCCGGTCGGCTTCCACCGCGTGCAGGATGTTCGCCGTCTTGGACGCGCCGTAGGCGACGAACTTGTCGTAGTCGCGGCGCTCCCAGTTGGGATCGGCGAAATCGACGTCGCCCATGATGTGGCCGCCGGAGGACAGGATGACCAGCCGGGCACCGTGGGCGGCGGTCAGCTGCGGGATGAGCAGCCGGGTGAGTTCGAAGTGGCCGAAATGATTTGTTCCGATTTGTATTTCGAATCCGTCGCGGGTGCGGCTGAACGGGGTGAACATGACGCCGGCGTTGTTCATCAGCACGTGGATCACCGGTGCCATGCCGGCGATCGCGGCGGCCGCCGCGCGCACGCTGGACAGCGCGGTGAGGTCGAGTGGCACCGTCGAGGTGCGGGCGCCGGGAACTTCGTCGGCTACCCACTGGGCCGCCTCGGCCAGGGCGTCGCGATTGCGGGCCGCCAGGATGACGTGTGCGCCCGCGGCAGCCAGGGCGCGGGCCGACTCGCGGCCCAGCCCGGACGAGGCGCCGGTGATCACACATGTCTTGCCGGACAGGTCGATTCCCTCGACGACCTGCAACGCGCTGCGGGGTCCGGTCATGCCCGTGCGAGCTGCCACAGCGGAACGACGACGTCGGGGTCGCATTCCTCGTCGACGATCCACTTGCACATCCGACGGATCGGCTCGATGGCGTCCTGCGGCATCGCGATGGCCACGCTGCACGCATAGCCCAGGCTGGTAAGCCGCTGGGCGCCGAAGAGCGGCAACGTGTTTCGCAGCTGACGCTTGAGGGACTCGGGGTAGATGCCGATGGTCTGCGTGTAGGCGTTGACCGCGGCGGTCACCTTGTCGATGTTGTCCACCGGCACGATGTTAGCGACCCGTCCCGAGAGCATCGGCGAATAGTCAACCGGCTCATCGATTTGCGAGACGACGATGGCGCCCTCGCGGCGCTCTCCGCCGATCACGCGGTAGAAGTCGTCGGCCATCCGCGACGACTCGACGTGGTCGAGCAGCTCGCGGTTGGGGTACCGCGCCGGGGTGCTGATGAACGTGGGCAGCGACACCAGCTCCTGGTAGATCATTTCGCCCAGGCGATTCGCGTTGGCCACACCCGCGGGGTCGGTCCCGCTGAGTACGTAGATGACCCGGGCGTTGGCGCACCCCTCCTGGTTGGCCACACCGATGTCGACGGCGGCGCGGCGGGCCACCTCGCGCATGGTGTCGGAGTCGGCGAACGCCTCGGCGCCGATGATCGTCGCGCTGCGCTTCGGGTCGAGAGCGATGAGTTCCAGGCCCGGCTGGATGTAGCGGGTGACGTGCTTGACCGACGCCAGTCCGCCCCACGCCACGATCTTCTCGATGTGCTGGGGCTGGTAGAGCTTCTCTTCGACTTCGAGGTCGCCGCCCTTCCAGTACCCGACGGCCAGATGCTTGGTGATCGGGTGGTTCGGCGCCACGTCGGCCAGGGTGCGGGCGATGGCGATCGCGGTGAGCGGATCGTTGGACGGTGCCTTGATGATGACGTCGGATCGGGTGATCACCGATCGCAGGATCGTCACCGCCGAGACGAGGCCGCCGTTGCCCGCCGGGATGTGCAGCACCCGGGACCCGAACGCGCGCACCCGCAGTTCGCGTCCGTCGTGCAACGTGTGCGGCACCCAGCCGTTGAGGTAGTCGAGCCCGACCTGGGTTTCGGCGATTTCGAGGACGTTGTTGCGGGAGAACAGCGGCCGCAGCACCAGATAACTGTTGCGCATCATCTCCGCGGGCAGCACGTTGGCAATCATCGAGGCCTCGTAGGCCTCCTGCAGGTGCCGGTTCGTCTCGAAATCCAGTGCGTCACCGAGGGCTTCGAGCACGTCGAGGATGTCGTCGAAGCTCAGCTCGTAGAGGTCGCTCAGCTGCGCCGGGCTGCGCAACGGCAGCCGATCGACATACTTGGCCATGTCGGGCGCGGCGAATTGTGAAGCGCCGATGCGGGTGTCGAACGGCACCAGGTCGTCGGTGATGACCTCGCCCCGCAGGAACAGCGGGACGGTGTATGCGATCACAGGTCGACGCCCTTCATGAAGTTCACCGCCTCGTTGTGCACCTCATGTGTTGCGGCGCAGGTGATCCGGTCGTCCTCCACACCCCGCTTCTCGCTGTAGCGCATGATGTCGTGCTCGAAGGCGACGCTGGCCTGCCCGCACGGGCACTGCAGGTCCCAGTCGATCGTCACCTCGTCGCCGGAGATGACGCCGCCCCAGTGCGCGCGCAGCAGGATGTCGTAGACGGCCGCGCGGCCCGTCTGCACACCGGTGCGCGGAAGCGGCTCGCTGGTGTCGGGATCGAGCACGAACGGTATGACCCACGGCGCGACGTGGTAGCGGCCCTCGCTGCACCCCCAGTGAAACGTGCTCGACTCGGAGAAGCCGTAGCCGACCTGGATGCGGTCGACCCCGAGGAATTCCTTGATGACATCCATGAAATCGTCAGGCAGCACAACGCCTTTCATGCCACCGCCGGTGAGGATCGCCGAGTCGGGGGCAAAGACGTCGCGCACGCCGCGGTCCAGGCCGGCCCTGGCGATGTCGTACATCTGGCCGAAGGCGCTGGTCATGAACACCCGCTTGCCGCGCAGCTGCTCGGAAAGCCGGGTGAAGAACTCCTCGACGTCCTGGGCCTGGCGCGCCTGCATGGCGATGAACTCGTCCTTGCGGGCGGCCAGCGCGGGGTCGATCTCCAGCCGGTCCAGCTCGCCGCGCGACGCCGCGGCGCGCATCTTGGAGGCGAGAAACATCAGGTCGGTATCGACCGCGCCCGGGTAGAGCGCGTGAAACCTGCTTTCGTCGCCGCCGGTGAAGCCGCGCTTGAGCATGTTGGCGATGCGCAGGTGGCCCAGCTTGCCGCTGGCGAAATTCGGCCACACCACGTCCACCACCGGGTTGAGTTCGGCATCGGTCGGTTCGTGGCCGAATGTCTGGAATAGGCAGATCTTCCACAGCGTCATGCCTTGT
This genomic window from Mycobacterium saskatchewanense contains:
- a CDS encoding SDR family NAD(P)-dependent oxidoreductase, yielding MTGPRSALQVVEGIDLSGKTCVITGASSGLGRESARALAAAGAHVILAARNRDALAEAAQWVADEVPGARTSTVPLDLTALSSVRAAAAAIAGMAPVIHVLMNNAGVMFTPFSRTRDGFEIQIGTNHFGHFELTRLLIPQLTAAHGARLVILSSGGHIMGDVDFADPNWERRDYDKFVAYGASKTANILHAVEADRRLRDVGVRAFAVHPGTVATSLARYMSREDFSQLRKLVVASGTTRGERTDGHLDFVMPEHGAATQVWAAVSPELDGRGGLYLQDCAVDDAVAPYARDEQRATEFWTLCEQLCAQ
- a CDS encoding acyl-CoA reductase, whose amino-acid sequence is MIAYTVPLFLRGEVITDDLVPFDTRIGASQFAAPDMAKYVDRLPLRSPAQLSDLYELSFDDILDVLEALGDALDFETNRHLQEAYEASMIANVLPAEMMRNSYLVLRPLFSRNNVLEIAETQVGLDYLNGWVPHTLHDGRELRVRAFGSRVLHIPAGNGGLVSAVTILRSVITRSDVIIKAPSNDPLTAIAIARTLADVAPNHPITKHLAVGYWKGGDLEVEEKLYQPQHIEKIVAWGGLASVKHVTRYIQPGLELIALDPKRSATIIGAEAFADSDTMREVARRAAVDIGVANQEGCANARVIYVLSGTDPAGVANANRLGEMIYQELVSLPTFISTPARYPNRELLDHVESSRMADDFYRVIGGERREGAIVVSQIDEPVDYSPMLSGRVANIVPVDNIDKVTAAVNAYTQTIGIYPESLKRQLRNTLPLFGAQRLTSLGYACSVAIAMPQDAIEPIRRMCKWIVDEECDPDVVVPLWQLARA
- a CDS encoding long-chain-fatty-acid--protein ligase, yielding MTVTAARPVSEFMNDPIGFFAQSYTRMHSIDRGELEELQREAMGIRFREHYDSIEMLRKLADRLGVKALVEFNDVAPLLFSHTAFKSYPPVLIDRKRFDLMTRWLDKLTSYDLSHVDTAGCTGIDDWIDRLDAQTPLEVITSSGTTGTISILPKDKRGAEQGMTLWKICLFQTFGHEPTDAELNPVVDVVWPNFASGKLGHLRIANMLKRGFTGGDESRFHALYPGAVDTDLMFLASKMRAAASRGELDRLEIDPALAARKDEFIAMQARQAQDVEEFFTRLSEQLRGKRVFMTSAFGQMYDIARAGLDRGVRDVFAPDSAILTGGGMKGVVLPDDFMDVIKEFLGVDRIQVGYGFSESSTFHWGCSEGRYHVAPWVIPFVLDPDTSEPLPRTGVQTGRAAVYDILLRAHWGGVISGDEVTIDWDLQCPCGQASVAFEHDIMRYSEKRGVEDDRITCAATHEVHNEAVNFMKGVDL